The Mycteria americana isolate JAX WOST 10 ecotype Jacksonville Zoo and Gardens chromosome 18, USCA_MyAme_1.0, whole genome shotgun sequence genome window below encodes:
- the MIB2 gene encoding E3 ubiquitin-protein ligase MIB2, whose protein sequence is MDVDPYASMQVGMRVVRGVDWKWGSQDNGEGNVGTVVEIGRTGSPTTPDKTVVVQWDQGNRTNYRTGFQGAYDLLLYDNAQIGVRHPNIICDCCKKHGIRGMRWKCKMCFDYDLCTQCYMNNKHDLSHSFERYETAHSQPVLVSPRQNLTRITLKGTFQGAKVVRGPDWEWGNQDGGEGKTGRVVDIRGWDVETGRSVASVTWSDGTTNVYRVGHKGKVDLKCTVEASGGFYYKEHLPKLGKPAELQRKESTDRHPFQHGDKVKCLLDIDILREMQEGHGGWNPKMAEFIGQTGTVHRITERGDVRVQFNSETRWTFHPGALTKLNTFWVGDVVRVIDDMETVKRFQPGHGDWTDEMAPTLGHIGKVIKVYGDGDLRVSVAGQSWTFNPACLTAYQRDEEANLMTTENAKESKSTLVTVLERLLSQKTELEHAGCLVIWAALNNAAKVRELLQKYPDKVDTKNQGRTALQIASYQGHLDVVKILLQAHASVNLRDEEGDTALHYAAFGNQAEVARVLIGKGASADLLNNAKCTALYVAVSQGFTEVVRTLCELNCDVNLPDSQGDTPLHYAITADYKVVIEILTEVPNIDFTVQNGQGFNLLHYSALKGNKLAIKKILARARQLVDSKKEDGFTALHLAALNNHKEVAEILIKEGRCDVNLKNNRNKTPLHLAVIQGHVGMVQLLVSEGSDVNAEDEDGDTAMHIALERQQLMSVMMEKHEGEMGLSLLSKLQASGFLGNVELNVGTAIACYLAQEGADINYANHRGKSPLDLITDGRIVQIVKDFSQKFREQQISSDSSAITCSLRRVHTTPNTMTNLSVSSVAVPTECLVCSELALLIHFFPCQHSIVCEECSRRMKKCIKCQVTITKKLKQDSTEVECSPSSESTDQRKVMEELQNRYRQMEERITCPICIDDQIKLVFQCGHGSCPDCSTALTVCPICRQAIRERIQIFV, encoded by the exons ATGGACGTGGACCCCTATGCCAGCATGCAGGTTGGGATGCGGGTAGTTCGTGGAGTGGACTGGAAGTGGGGCAGCCAGGACAACGGTGAAGGGAATGTTGGGACTGTGGTTGAGATTGGTCGGACAGGCAGCCCAACCACTCCAGATAAGACTGTGGTCGTGCAGTGGGATCAAGGCAACAGAACCAATTATCGGACTGGATTCCAAGGGGCTTATGACCTTCTTCTGTATGATAATGCACAAATAG GTGTCCGTCACCCTAACATCATCTGTGACTGTTGCAAGAAGCATGGTATACGGGGAATGCGGTGgaaatgcaaaatgtgttttgaCTATGACTTGTGCACGCAGTGTTACATGAACAACAAGCATGATCTGTCTCACTCCTTCGAGCGCTATGAGACAGCACACTCACAACC agTCCTAGTGAGTCCTCGACAGAATTTGACTCGCATCACATTAAAAGGGACTTTCCAGGGGGCTAAAGTAGTCCGTGGCCCCGACTGGGAATGGGGTAACCAGGATG GTGGTGAAGGTAAAACTGGACGTGTGGTTGATATTCGTGGCTGGGATGTAGAGACCGGACGCAGTGTGGCCAGCGTCACGTGGTCTGATGGTACCACAAACGTCTACAGAGTTGGACACAAGGGAAAAGTGGACCTGAAATGTACTGTGGAGGCATCTGGTGGCTTTTACTACAAAGAGCATCTCCCAAAATTAG GAAAACCAGCtgaactgcagaggaaagaaagcacGGACAGGCATCCATTCCAGCATGGGGACAAAGTGAAATGCCTGCTGGACATTGACATCTTGCGGGAGATGCAGGAGGGCCATGGTGGCTGGAATCCTAAAATGGCTGAG TTCATTGGCCAGACAGGGACTGTGCACAGAATCACGGAAAGAGGGGACGTGAGGGTCCAGTTCAACAGTGAAACCCGCTGGACTTTCCATCCTGGAGCTCTGACTAAG ctCAACACCTTTTGGGTTGGTGATGTTGTCCGGGTGATAGATGATATGGAAACAGTGAAGCGATTCCAACCTGGTCATGGGGATTGGACAGATGAAATGGCACCT ACCCTAGGGCACATCGGCAAAGTGATCAAAGTCTATGGGGATGGAGATTTGCGAGTGTCGGTTGCAGGGCAGTCCTGGACGTTTAACCCAGCTTGCCTGACAGCCTATCAGAGAGATGAGGAAGCAAACCTCATGACAACGGAGAATGCAAAGGAATCAAAAA GTACTTTGGTTACTGTATTGGAGAGACTGCTGTCCCAGAAGACAGAGTTAGAGCATGCAGGCTGCCTGGTCATTTGGGCAGCACTCAACAATGCAGCTAAAGTTCGGGAGCTCCTTCAGAAGTACCCGGACAAG GTCGACACAAAGAACCAGGGCAGAACTGCCCTGCAGATTGCCTCCTATCAGGGGCATCTGGATGTTGTGAAGATTTTGCTGCAGGCACATGCCTCTGTCAACCTAAGGGATGAAGAGGGGGATACAGCACTGCACTACGCAGCTTTTGG AAACCAAGCTGAGGTTGCCCGTGTGCTTATTGGTAAAGGAGCCAGTGCAGACCTGTTAAACAATGCAAAGTGTACAGCGTTGTATGTTGCTGTCAGTCAAGGATTCACAGAGGTGGTGCGGACCCTCTGTGAGCTCAACTGCGATGTCAACCTCCCa GATTCCCAGGGAGACACCCCCCTGCATTATGCTATCACTGCAGATTACAAAGTCGTTATTGAGATTCTCACTGAAGTACCCAACATAGACTTCACTGTCCAGAATGGTCAAGGCTTCAACCTGCTCCACTATTCTGCTCTAAAAGGCAACAAGCT AGCCATAAAGAAGATTCTAGCAAGAGCTCGGCAGCTGGTTGACTCCAAAAAGGAAGATGGCTTCACTGCCCTGCACCTTGCTGCTCTCAATAATCACAAAGAAGTGGCAGAAATTCTCATCAAAgag GGTCGCTGTGATGTCAACCTCAAGAACAACCGTAACAAGACACCGCTGCACCTGGCTGTCATCCAGGGACACGTAGGGATGGTGCAACTGCTGGTCAGCGAAGGCAGTGATGTCAATGCTGAAGATGAGGATGGGGACACAGCCATGCACATTGCCTTGGAACGGCAGCAGCTAATGTCCGTCATGATGGAGAAGCATGAAGGGGAGATGGGGTTGTCTCTCCTTTCCAAG CTGCAGGCTTCTGGCTTTCTTGGAAATGTAGAGCTGAATGTTGGAACTGCAATTGCATGTTACTTAGCACAAGAAGGAGCAGATATTAATTATGCAAACCATCGGGGAAAGTCTCCTTTAGACCTCATTACAGATGGAAGGATTGTCCAGATCGTCAAAGACTTCTCACAGAAATTCAG GGAACAGCAGATTTCTTCAGACAGCTCAGCCATCACCTGCAGCCTTCGCCGTGTGCACACCACCCCCAACACAATGACCAACCTTAGTGTCTCTAGTGTGGCAGTCCCCACAGAGTGCCTGGTCTGCTCAGAGCTGGCCTTGCTCATCCATTTCTTCCCGTGCCAGCACAGTATTGTCTGTGAAG AATGCTCCAGGAGAATGAAGAAGTGCATCAAATGTCAAGTGACAATAACCAAAAAGTTGAAACAAG ACAGCACCGAGGTGGAGTGCAGCCCAAGCTCTGAATCCACAGATCAGAGGAAGGTCATGGAGGAGCTGCAGAACCGCTACCGGCAGATGGAAGAGCGCATCACCTGCCCTATTTGCATCGATGACCAAATCAAACTGGTCTTCCAGTGTGGACATGGCTCTTGCCCAGACTGCAGCACAGCCCTTACTGTCTGCCCCATCTGCCGGCAGGCTATCCGGGAGAGGATTCAGATCTTTGTCTAA